In Paralcaligenes sp. KSB-10, the following are encoded in one genomic region:
- the purL gene encoding phosphoribosylformylglycinamidine synthase has translation MNSIQHFLGSSVLSSFRRERLLKRFAQLDLPVSDIQGQFEHYVWSESELSGQDRERLAALLDYGEPAQALKGDKQALVLRVVPRLGTVSPWASKATDIAHNCGLPAVRRIERGIRYLVHPGRGILGPRHIDEGQLAQIASCLHDRMTETVVDAAFDGAALFASLAGKPIQTIDVLERGQAALLEANRNLGLALSEDEVEYLDQSFRQLGRNPTDVELMMFAQANSEHCRHKIFNAQWVIDGVAQTHTLFGMIRATHAAQPQGTVVAYSDNAAVMEGGRARQFYAALPGETAAARYGHTDAVVHTLMKVETHNHPTAIAPFPGAATGAGGEIRDEGATGRGSKPKAGLTGFTVSNLRFDDGLEPWEEDSHGSPERIASALDIMIDGPIGGAAFNNEFGRPNLLGYFRTYEQTAGDVRWGYHKPIMIAGGLGSIDDRLTHKDPIPPGALLVQLGGPGMRIGMGGGAASSMSAGANSAELDFDSVQRGNPEIERRAQEVIDRCWQQGSGNPVLAIHDVGAGGLSNAFPELVNDAGRGAVFELQQVHLEESGLSAAEIWSNEAQERYVLAILPKDLARFDAIARRERCPYAVVGVATEERQLRVTHGEGLPGVSEQLVPKADSAIRPVDVPIDVILGKPPRMTRDVQRLPGVVAPVDLTVMTLDDAIQRVLRHPTVANKNFLITIGDRSVGGLSSRDQMVGPWQVPVADCAVTLADFEGVRGEAMAMGERTPLAVIDAAASGRMAVTEALTNLVASDVKRLEDIKLSANWMAACGVDGQDAALYDTVFAVSTWCQQLGLSIPVGKDSLSMRTSWDERGDKREVIAPVSLIVTAFAPVADVRATLTPQLRTDAGETVLILVDLGRGRNRLGGSILAQVFNQVGKAVPDMDEPESLQAFFSTVRQLAADGHILAYHDRSDGGLLATLCEMAFAGHVGVSINLDMLTIDPRASDWGDYKIRTEQVAVQRDELTLKALFAEEAGAVVQVPLAQRDRVMQQLREAGLSAYSHVLGGLNTQDEIQIYRDGKCIYKHTRFDLGQQWSEVSRQIMARRDNPQCAQAEFDTWQNTGDPGFTPAVAFDPQEDIAAPFISTGKRPRVAILREQGCNSQVEMAWAFDKAGFEAWDVHMTDLLSGRVRLDDVQGLVAVGGFSYGDVLGAGEGWARTIRFNQQLSDQFAGYFARPDTFALGVCNGCQMMAALAGMIPGAEHWPRFTRNVSEKYEARLSLVEIPDSPSLFMRGMAGTRLPVAVAHGEGFANFAQQGDIGKVRSALNFVDNHGQRTEVYPYNPNGSPQGLTGVTTADGRFTVLMPHAERVTRNVMLSWSPPRWGARDSGGDASPWMRMFRNARVWLG, from the coding sequence TAAAGCGTTTTGCCCAGCTTGACTTGCCGGTGTCCGATATCCAGGGCCAGTTTGAACACTATGTGTGGAGCGAGTCCGAATTATCCGGGCAAGACCGGGAAAGGCTGGCCGCGCTGCTCGATTATGGCGAACCGGCCCAGGCCTTGAAAGGCGACAAGCAGGCTCTGGTGTTGCGTGTCGTGCCCCGGTTGGGAACGGTATCGCCCTGGGCCAGCAAAGCTACCGACATTGCGCATAACTGCGGCTTGCCGGCCGTGCGCCGCATTGAACGGGGTATTCGCTACCTTGTGCATCCTGGCCGGGGGATATTGGGGCCCAGGCATATCGATGAAGGGCAGTTGGCACAAATAGCCTCGTGCCTGCATGATCGCATGACTGAAACGGTGGTTGATGCCGCTTTCGACGGTGCGGCGCTGTTTGCTTCGTTGGCCGGCAAACCCATACAGACCATAGACGTGCTGGAGCGAGGGCAGGCCGCGTTGCTGGAAGCCAACCGGAATCTGGGCCTTGCCTTGTCTGAAGACGAGGTCGAGTACCTGGACCAGTCCTTCAGGCAGTTGGGGCGCAATCCCACCGACGTTGAGCTGATGATGTTCGCCCAAGCCAATAGCGAGCATTGCCGCCACAAGATTTTCAATGCGCAGTGGGTCATCGATGGCGTGGCGCAGACCCATACCCTGTTTGGCATGATACGTGCCACGCATGCGGCCCAGCCCCAAGGCACCGTGGTGGCTTATTCCGACAACGCGGCTGTCATGGAGGGTGGCCGGGCCCGGCAATTTTATGCCGCGCTGCCCGGTGAAACGGCCGCGGCCCGCTATGGCCACACAGACGCGGTCGTGCACACCTTGATGAAGGTTGAAACGCATAACCATCCCACCGCCATTGCCCCGTTCCCCGGCGCCGCCACCGGTGCCGGAGGCGAGATTCGCGATGAAGGAGCAACTGGCAGGGGTTCCAAGCCCAAGGCGGGGCTGACGGGTTTTACTGTGTCGAACCTGCGTTTCGATGATGGCCTGGAGCCTTGGGAAGAAGACTCGCATGGGTCTCCCGAGCGGATCGCCAGCGCCCTCGATATCATGATCGACGGCCCCATCGGAGGGGCGGCGTTCAATAACGAGTTCGGGCGCCCCAATCTGCTGGGCTATTTCCGTACCTATGAACAGACGGCGGGCGACGTTCGCTGGGGCTATCACAAACCCATTATGATTGCCGGCGGCCTGGGTTCCATCGATGATAGGCTTACTCACAAGGATCCTATTCCGCCGGGTGCCTTGCTGGTCCAGTTGGGCGGGCCCGGAATGCGCATCGGCATGGGTGGCGGGGCGGCTTCCAGCATGAGCGCCGGAGCCAATAGCGCCGAGCTCGATTTCGATTCGGTGCAGCGCGGCAATCCCGAAATCGAGCGGCGCGCCCAGGAAGTGATCGATCGATGCTGGCAGCAGGGAAGCGGCAACCCGGTGCTGGCGATTCACGATGTGGGCGCCGGGGGCCTGTCCAATGCCTTTCCCGAACTGGTGAACGATGCGGGCCGTGGCGCCGTGTTCGAACTGCAGCAGGTGCACCTTGAGGAATCGGGCTTGTCGGCCGCCGAAATCTGGAGCAATGAGGCCCAGGAGCGATATGTGCTGGCGATATTGCCCAAAGACCTGGCCCGCTTCGACGCCATCGCGCGGCGCGAGCGCTGTCCGTACGCGGTGGTCGGGGTGGCGACCGAAGAGCGGCAATTGCGCGTGACGCATGGCGAAGGTTTGCCCGGGGTTAGCGAGCAGCTTGTTCCCAAGGCCGATTCCGCCATTCGTCCGGTCGATGTGCCCATCGATGTGATTCTGGGCAAGCCGCCGCGCATGACGCGCGACGTACAGCGTTTGCCCGGCGTTGTTGCGCCGGTCGATCTGACCGTCATGACACTCGACGATGCGATACAGCGGGTTTTGCGGCACCCAACGGTGGCGAACAAGAATTTCCTGATCACTATAGGCGACCGTTCTGTAGGGGGCCTGAGCAGCCGCGACCAGATGGTGGGACCCTGGCAGGTGCCGGTGGCCGATTGTGCCGTGACTCTCGCGGATTTCGAAGGAGTGCGCGGCGAGGCAATGGCCATGGGTGAGCGCACGCCGCTGGCCGTTATCGACGCCGCGGCCTCGGGCCGCATGGCGGTCACCGAGGCCCTGACCAATCTGGTTGCCAGCGATGTGAAACGCCTTGAAGACATCAAGCTTTCCGCCAACTGGATGGCGGCCTGCGGTGTGGACGGACAGGATGCGGCGCTGTACGACACCGTTTTTGCGGTGAGCACCTGGTGCCAGCAATTGGGCCTGTCGATTCCCGTTGGCAAGGACTCCCTGTCCATGCGCACTTCCTGGGACGAGCGCGGCGACAAGCGCGAGGTGATCGCTCCCGTTTCGCTCATTGTTACGGCTTTTGCGCCAGTGGCCGATGTGCGCGCCACCCTGACTCCGCAATTGCGCACCGACGCGGGCGAGACGGTCTTGATCCTGGTCGATCTGGGCCGAGGGCGCAATCGCCTGGGCGGGTCGATATTGGCCCAGGTGTTCAACCAGGTCGGCAAGGCCGTACCGGACATGGATGAGCCCGAGTCCCTGCAGGCTTTTTTCAGCACCGTGCGCCAATTGGCGGCCGATGGCCATATCCTGGCCTACCACGACCGCTCCGACGGCGGCCTGCTGGCTACCCTATGTGAAATGGCGTTTGCCGGGCATGTCGGGGTTTCGATCAATCTCGATATGCTGACGATCGATCCCCGCGCATCGGACTGGGGCGACTACAAAATACGTACTGAGCAGGTTGCGGTGCAGCGTGACGAGCTGACACTGAAAGCCTTGTTTGCCGAAGAGGCCGGGGCAGTCGTACAGGTGCCGCTGGCGCAGCGCGATAGGGTTATGCAGCAGTTGCGCGAAGCGGGCCTGTCGGCTTATTCGCACGTGCTGGGTGGCTTGAATACCCAAGACGAAATCCAGATTTATCGCGACGGAAAATGCATTTACAAGCACACCCGCTTCGATCTGGGCCAACAATGGAGCGAGGTCAGCCGCCAGATCATGGCCCGGCGAGACAACCCCCAATGCGCGCAGGCCGAATTCGATACTTGGCAAAATACAGGCGACCCGGGTTTTACACCGGCCGTTGCGTTCGATCCGCAGGAAGACATTGCCGCGCCGTTCATCTCCACAGGCAAGCGGCCCCGCGTGGCTATCTTGCGCGAGCAGGGCTGCAATAGCCAGGTGGAAATGGCCTGGGCTTTCGACAAGGCCGGCTTCGAGGCCTGGGATGTGCACATGACCGACCTGTTGTCGGGCCGCGTGCGTCTGGACGATGTGCAGGGCCTGGTGGCTGTGGGTGGATTCAGCTATGGCGATGTACTGGGCGCCGGCGAGGGCTGGGCCCGCACGATCCGCTTCAATCAGCAGCTGTCGGACCAATTTGCCGGGTACTTCGCCCGCCCCGATACTTTTGCGCTTGGGGTGTGCAACGGCTGCCAGATGATGGCGGCTCTGGCCGGCATGATTCCGGGTGCCGAGCATTGGCCGCGTTTTACACGCAATGTGTCGGAAAAATACGAGGCTCGCCTTTCCCTGGTCGAAATTCCCGATTCCCCGTCGCTGTTCATGCGAGGCATGGCGGGAACCCGGCTTCCGGTTGCGGTGGCCCATGGTGAAGGTTTTGCCAATTTTGCGCAGCAGGGCGACATCGGCAAAGTGCGCAGCGCGCTCAACTTTGTCGATAATCATGGTCAGCGCACTGAGGTGTATCCGTACAATCCCAATGGCAGCCCGCAAGGCCTGACTGGGGTTACCACGGCCGATGGCCGTTTTACCGTGCTGATGCCGCATGCTGAACGGGTCACGCGCAATGTAATGCTGTCGTGGTCGCCGCCGCGCTGGGGCGCCCGCGACAGCGGCGGCGATGCCAGCCCCTGGATGCGCATGTTCCGCAATGCCAGGGTCTGGCTGGGCTGA
- a CDS encoding FimV family protein, whose translation MTMSRSVAISALLSRTKPLVTALSVAMLMCSSVYAATLGHSRIVSEPGQPLRIDVPVNQLGTDDYQSLRVNPAPAAAWAQAGLTPPVDLSSLRVRLVNGPSPQSRIAQISSSQPFDQAVADLLLEVHTSSGQQQYQVSILAPVRRDMDTAQGRSAGAGVHQGARRISRQSIHVRRGDTLFAIARHHAVPGVTVYQMMVALQRANPQAFIHGNMNLVKAGATLGVPDAQALTAVSDREARRIFQEQALEFASYRQGLAAGKAPAVQPRAANKGTVSQASETVPPANKAAPRDQLKLSSGGSSAADAKADNRLATSKGIAESQSRVSQLEENVKHLNQALQGQGEAAKDAVVDGAKGLGQTIAGAAGAIAGAGDSAGRGADGSSNGAQAPAGQEGSAKSAADSAQSPGSPSAAVQAEASGAASHSSPAAPGGQSPSSSDKASDTHAGQAAAAGADAGNRGLSGNSTNNPGLAGEAGNTADHAANPAKQASNKAEQSVSWFQEHLLGVVTALLAFVVLIIAWLLRRANVARDDDSDDHPSAITEAMVKEKLDKINLDLSQPPSDEPNKS comes from the coding sequence ATGACTATGTCCCGCAGTGTGGCCATATCGGCATTGTTGTCGCGCACCAAACCGCTGGTCACGGCCCTGTCGGTCGCCATGCTGATGTGTTCAAGCGTGTATGCGGCAACGCTTGGCCATTCCCGCATCGTGTCCGAGCCCGGCCAGCCATTGCGCATCGACGTGCCTGTCAACCAGCTTGGAACCGACGACTATCAGTCTTTGCGGGTCAATCCCGCTCCGGCCGCGGCCTGGGCGCAGGCTGGCCTGACGCCCCCGGTCGACTTGTCCAGCCTGCGGGTTCGCCTGGTCAATGGGCCGAGCCCGCAGTCCAGAATCGCACAGATCAGCTCAAGCCAGCCTTTCGACCAGGCTGTCGCCGATTTATTGCTGGAGGTGCACACGTCCAGCGGCCAGCAGCAGTATCAGGTCAGCATATTGGCGCCGGTGCGTCGTGACATGGACACCGCGCAGGGACGGTCGGCGGGTGCGGGCGTGCATCAGGGAGCCCGGCGCATTTCGCGGCAGTCGATCCATGTACGGCGCGGCGATACGCTGTTTGCCATTGCCCGGCATCATGCGGTGCCCGGCGTAACCGTTTATCAGATGATGGTGGCCTTGCAACGGGCCAATCCCCAGGCGTTCATCCATGGCAATATGAATCTCGTCAAGGCGGGCGCCACGCTTGGCGTTCCCGACGCCCAGGCGCTTACGGCGGTCAGCGATCGCGAAGCCCGCCGCATCTTCCAGGAGCAGGCGCTGGAGTTTGCCAGCTACCGGCAGGGCCTGGCGGCCGGCAAGGCGCCGGCTGTCCAGCCTCGCGCGGCAAACAAGGGCACCGTATCGCAAGCTTCCGAGACTGTGCCGCCAGCCAATAAAGCAGCACCGCGCGACCAGCTCAAGCTGTCCAGCGGCGGTTCGTCGGCCGCCGACGCGAAAGCGGATAATCGACTGGCCACAAGCAAGGGTATTGCCGAGTCGCAAAGTCGTGTGTCGCAACTTGAAGAAAACGTCAAGCACCTCAACCAGGCGTTGCAGGGGCAGGGCGAGGCGGCTAAAGATGCTGTGGTGGATGGTGCCAAAGGCTTGGGGCAAACAATTGCCGGTGCGGCCGGAGCGATAGCGGGTGCGGGCGATTCGGCAGGCCGGGGAGCCGACGGCTCGTCGAATGGCGCGCAAGCGCCAGCCGGGCAAGAGGGCTCTGCGAAGTCCGCGGCCGATTCCGCCCAATCGCCTGGTTCGCCGTCTGCCGCGGTTCAGGCGGAAGCATCGGGCGCGGCATCGCATTCTTCCCCGGCCGCCCCTGGCGGTCAATCTCCATCTTCTTCGGACAAGGCTTCGGATACACACGCTGGGCAGGCGGCCGCCGCCGGTGCCGATGCCGGCAATCGTGGCCTGTCAGGCAATTCGACGAATAATCCGGGGCTTGCCGGCGAGGCCGGCAATACCGCCGATCACGCCGCAAACCCGGCAAAACAAGCTTCAAATAAGGCAGAACAATCCGTGTCGTGGTTCCAGGAACATTTATTGGGCGTGGTTACCGCCTTGCTGGCATTTGTCGTGCTGATCATCGCCTGGCTGCTGCGCCGGGCCAACGTGGCGCGCGACGACGATAGCGACGATCACCCGTCGGCGATCACCGAAGCCATGGTCAAGGAAAAACTCGACAAGATCAATCTCGATCTTAGCCAGCCTCCCAGCGACGAGCCTAACAAGAGCTGA
- the leuB gene encoding 3-isopropylmalate dehydrogenase — MSHKIAVLPGDGIGPEITEQAVRVLHALGLGIETQIAPVGGAAFDALEHPLPPSTLDLAKGSAAVLFGAVGDWKYDSLPREFRPEQAILGLRKAMGLFANLRPAILYPQLANASSLKPEVVSGLNILIVRELTGDIYFGQPRGVRDVQDGPFKGERQGFDTMHYAESEIRRIGRVGFEAARKRNKKLCSVDKSNVLETSQFWRDIMIEVARDYPDVQLSHMYVDNAAMQLVRAPKEFDVIVTGNLFGDILSDEAAMLTGSIGMLPSASLNASNQGLYEPSHGSAPDIAGQNIANPLATILSAAMLLRYSLNAAAQADRVEAAVQAVLEQGLRTADIFEPGTRKVSTSEMGDAVLKALK, encoded by the coding sequence ATGAGTCACAAAATAGCAGTATTACCGGGCGACGGCATCGGCCCTGAAATTACCGAACAGGCCGTGCGCGTACTGCATGCCCTGGGCCTGGGTATTGAAACGCAGATCGCCCCGGTGGGCGGGGCGGCATTCGATGCGCTGGAGCATCCCTTGCCGCCGTCGACACTCGATTTGGCGAAAGGCTCCGCGGCGGTGCTGTTTGGCGCGGTAGGCGACTGGAAATACGATAGCCTGCCGCGTGAATTCCGGCCTGAGCAGGCCATTCTGGGTTTGCGCAAGGCCATGGGGCTGTTTGCCAATTTACGTCCGGCCATTCTGTACCCGCAATTGGCCAATGCCTCGTCGCTGAAGCCCGAGGTGGTGTCCGGGCTGAATATACTGATTGTCCGTGAGCTGACCGGCGATATCTATTTTGGCCAGCCGCGCGGCGTGCGCGATGTTCAGGATGGGCCGTTCAAGGGCGAGCGTCAGGGCTTCGACACCATGCACTATGCCGAATCCGAGATACGGCGCATCGGGCGGGTCGGCTTCGAGGCTGCTCGAAAGCGCAATAAAAAGCTGTGCAGCGTCGATAAATCGAATGTGCTCGAGACCTCGCAGTTCTGGCGCGACATCATGATCGAAGTGGCTCGCGACTATCCGGATGTGCAGCTCTCGCACATGTATGTCGATAATGCCGCCATGCAACTGGTGCGGGCGCCCAAAGAGTTCGATGTCATCGTAACCGGCAATTTGTTCGGCGATATCCTGTCCGACGAAGCCGCCATGCTGACAGGTTCGATCGGCATGCTGCCCTCGGCTTCGCTCAATGCCTCGAATCAGGGCCTGTATGAGCCCAGCCATGGTTCGGCGCCGGACATCGCCGGGCAAAACATCGCCAATCCCCTGGCCACCATATTGTCGGCGGCCATGCTGCTGCGGTATTCGCTGAACGCTGCCGCGCAAGCCGATCGGGTCGAGGCTGCGGTGCAAGCCGTGCTGGAGCAGGGCCTGCGCACGGCCGATATTTTCGAGCCAGGCACCCGTAAGGTGTCGACCTCCGAAATGGGCGATGCCGTATTGAAAGCATTAAAATGA
- the leuC gene encoding 3-isopropylmalate dehydratase large subunit, which yields MAQTLYDKLWDAHVVHQESDGTCLLYIDRHLVHEVTSPQAFEGLTLAGRKPWRVGANLAVADHNVPTTARSQGIQDPVSRLQVDTLDDNCEKFGITEFRMNDLRQGIVHIIGPEQGATLPGMTVVCGDSHTSTHGALGTLAFGIGTSEVEHVLATQTLLMKKNKNMLVRVEGELPFGCTAKDLVLYVIGKIGTAGGTGSAIEFAGSTVRALSVEGRMTVCNMAIEAGARSGMVAVDEKTIEYFRGRPYAPTGIVWDQAVQYWSTLHSDEGAKFDRIVEIDARQITPQVTWGTSPEMVLSVDSRVPDPDKEKDELRRSGMERALQYMGLKPNTPLVDIRIDKVFIGSCTNARIEDLRAAALVARGKRVAANVRQAMVVPGSGLVKKQAEQEGLDKIFIAAGFEWREPGCSMCLAMNADRLEPGERCASTSNRNFEGRQGQGGRTHLVSPAMAAAAAVAGHFVDVRNFR from the coding sequence ATGGCCCAAACTTTATACGACAAACTCTGGGATGCACATGTCGTGCATCAAGAGTCCGACGGTACCTGTCTGCTGTACATCGATCGCCATCTGGTGCACGAAGTTACCAGCCCCCAGGCGTTCGAAGGCCTGACCCTGGCGGGCCGCAAGCCGTGGCGGGTTGGAGCCAATCTGGCGGTTGCCGATCACAACGTGCCCACCACCGCGCGCAGCCAAGGCATTCAGGATCCGGTTTCGCGCTTGCAGGTCGATACGCTGGACGACAACTGCGAGAAATTCGGCATTACCGAATTTCGCATGAATGATTTGCGTCAAGGCATTGTGCACATCATTGGGCCGGAGCAGGGTGCAACCTTGCCTGGCATGACGGTCGTATGCGGCGATTCACACACCAGCACTCACGGCGCTCTGGGGACCCTGGCGTTCGGCATCGGCACCTCCGAGGTGGAGCACGTGCTGGCAACTCAGACCTTGCTCATGAAAAAGAACAAGAACATGCTGGTTCGCGTCGAAGGTGAATTGCCTTTCGGCTGCACCGCCAAAGACTTGGTGCTTTATGTCATCGGCAAGATCGGCACGGCCGGCGGCACCGGCTCTGCCATCGAATTTGCGGGCAGCACGGTTCGCGCCCTGTCGGTTGAAGGCCGCATGACTGTTTGCAATATGGCTATCGAGGCGGGGGCTCGCTCGGGCATGGTGGCGGTCGACGAAAAAACCATCGAGTATTTCCGCGGACGTCCTTACGCGCCCACTGGCATAGTGTGGGACCAGGCGGTGCAATACTGGAGCACGCTGCATTCCGATGAAGGCGCCAAGTTCGACCGCATCGTTGAAATCGACGCGCGCCAGATTACTCCGCAAGTGACCTGGGGCACTTCGCCTGAAATGGTTCTGTCGGTCGATAGCCGTGTTCCGGATCCCGACAAGGAAAAAGACGAGCTGCGCCGCAGTGGCATGGAGCGCGCCTTGCAATATATGGGTTTGAAGCCCAATACGCCTCTGGTCGATATTCGCATCGACAAGGTATTCATCGGCTCCTGTACCAATGCCCGCATCGAAGACTTGCGTGCCGCGGCGCTGGTCGCGCGCGGCAAGCGCGTTGCCGCGAATGTCAGGCAAGCCATGGTGGTGCCTGGCTCGGGGCTGGTTAAAAAACAGGCCGAGCAGGAAGGCCTGGACAAAATCTTTATTGCGGCCGGCTTCGAGTGGCGCGAACCGGGTTGCTCCATGTGCCTGGCCATGAATGCCGATCGCCTGGAACCGGGCGAGCGTTGCGCCTCGACCTCGAATCGCAATTTTGAAGGGCGCCAGGGCCAGGGCGGGCGCACGCACCTGGTCAGCCCGGCCATGGCGGCAGCAGCGGCGGTTGCCGGGCATTTTGTCGACGTCAGAAATTTTCGCTAA
- the leuD gene encoding 3-isopropylmalate dehydratase small subunit, with amino-acid sequence MQAFTTHKGIVAPLDRENVDTDLIIPKQFLKSIKRSGFGPNLFDELRYLDHGEPGMDNSKRPLNPDFVLNQPRYKGASILLARKNFGCGSSREHAPWALSQYGFRAIIAPSYADIFFNNSFKNGLLPIVLSELEVARLLDEVKAFVGYQLRIDLERQVVIAQDGRELSFDIEPFRKHCLFNGLDDIALTLQKSDQIRAFEAERLTRFPWLEAHPVSQAR; translated from the coding sequence GTGCAAGCATTTACCACCCATAAAGGCATAGTGGCCCCGCTCGATCGTGAGAATGTCGATACCGACCTGATCATTCCCAAGCAATTCCTGAAGTCCATCAAACGCTCGGGATTCGGCCCCAATCTGTTCGATGAGCTGCGCTATCTGGATCACGGCGAACCCGGCATGGATAACAGCAAGCGTCCGCTCAACCCCGATTTCGTCCTGAATCAGCCCCGCTACAAGGGGGCCTCGATTCTGCTGGCGCGCAAGAACTTCGGTTGCGGCTCAAGTCGCGAGCATGCGCCGTGGGCGCTGTCGCAATACGGTTTTCGCGCCATTATCGCGCCGTCGTATGCCGACATTTTCTTCAATAACAGTTTCAAGAATGGCCTGCTGCCGATTGTACTTTCCGAACTTGAGGTAGCGCGCCTGCTGGACGAGGTAAAAGCCTTTGTCGGCTATCAGTTGCGCATCGATCTGGAGCGTCAGGTGGTCATTGCCCAGGATGGGCGCGAACTGAGTTTCGACATTGAGCCGTTTCGCAAACATTGCCTGTTCAATGGCCTGGACGACATCGCCCTGACGCTGCAGAAATCGGATCAGATTCGTGCGTTCGAGGCCGAGCGCCTGACGCGGTTTCCTTGGCTTGAAGCGCATCCGGTCAGTCAGGCACGATAG
- the asd gene encoding aspartate-semialdehyde dehydrogenase produces MNQAVGLVGWRGMVGSVLMQRMRDENDFSLFQPVFFSTSNAGGPAPKWADGAPALQDAHDIDALKKLPIIVTAQGGDYTSAVYPKLRAAGWDGIWIDAASTLRMKDDAIIVLDPVNRPVIDAALQRGIKNYIGGNCTVSCMLMGLAGLFNSNLIDWMSSMTYQAASGGGAQHMRELLTQFGLLNEAVRPLLDDPASAILEIDRGVLLKQQDSSLPQDNFGVPLGGSLIPWIDKDLGNGMSKEEWKAEAETNKILGRGPAFGSGLTPIDGLCVRIGAMRCHSQALTIKLKSDVPLDEISDILRQGSKWAKVIPNTREATMRELTPVAVTGTLDIPVGRLRKMSMGPEYLSAFTVGDQLLWGAAEPLRRMLRITLGEL; encoded by the coding sequence ATGAACCAGGCAGTAGGTTTGGTCGGTTGGCGAGGCATGGTGGGTTCGGTCCTCATGCAGCGCATGCGCGACGAAAATGATTTTTCTTTATTCCAACCGGTGTTTTTTTCCACCAGCAATGCGGGCGGCCCTGCTCCGAAGTGGGCCGACGGTGCACCGGCGCTGCAAGACGCCCACGATATCGATGCCCTGAAAAAATTGCCGATCATCGTAACGGCCCAGGGCGGCGACTACACCTCTGCGGTATACCCCAAGCTGCGCGCGGCGGGCTGGGACGGCATATGGATAGACGCGGCCAGTACCTTGCGCATGAAAGATGACGCAATCATTGTGCTCGACCCGGTCAACCGCCCGGTGATCGACGCCGCGCTGCAACGCGGCATCAAGAACTACATAGGTGGCAATTGCACCGTAAGCTGCATGCTCATGGGTCTGGCCGGCCTGTTCAACAGCAATCTGATCGACTGGATGAGCAGCATGACCTACCAGGCGGCGTCGGGCGGTGGCGCCCAGCATATGCGCGAACTGCTGACACAGTTCGGATTGCTCAATGAAGCCGTCAGGCCTTTGCTTGACGATCCCGCCTCGGCAATTCTGGAAATCGATCGCGGCGTCTTGCTGAAGCAGCAGGACAGCAGCCTGCCGCAAGACAATTTCGGCGTTCCGCTGGGCGGCAGCCTTATCCCCTGGATCGACAAAGACCTGGGCAATGGCATGTCGAAGGAAGAATGGAAGGCCGAGGCTGAAACCAATAAAATTCTGGGTCGCGGCCCGGCTTTTGGTTCCGGGCTTACGCCTATCGATGGTTTGTGCGTGCGCATTGGCGCCATGCGCTGCCATAGCCAGGCTCTTACTATCAAGCTCAAGAGCGATGTGCCGCTGGACGAAATCTCCGATATTCTGCGCCAGGGCTCCAAGTGGGCCAAGGTCATCCCCAACACGCGCGAAGCTACCATGCGCGAATTAACGCCGGTAGCTGTTACCGGAACGCTCGATATTCCTGTTGGCCGCTTGCGAAAAATGTCCATGGGGCCCGAATATCTCAGCGCGTTTACGGTGGGCGATCAACTGTTATGGGGTGCGGCCGAGCCCTTGCGGCGCATGCTGCGCATCACTTTGGGTGAACTCTGA